Below is a window of Streptomyces sp. ITFR-16 DNA.
CGACCCCACCGAGGAGGCGAACGACAGCACCAGCCCGCGCCCCGCGGCCAGCAGCGCGGCCCTGATCCGTCCCTGTTTCGTGGTCATTCCGGCCCCTCTTCCCCTTGCCGGGCCCTCGTGCCGGCCCCGGTCCGCTCACAGTCTCACCCGACGGGCACCGGATGCGTCAGCCGTTTCACCACCCGGCGGGGGTGTACCCAGCACCACCCCCGCGACCTCGCCCTATGTCGCTCGGAGCGGGGGGTTCGGCGGCTGGGGCGGCGGGCGGCACCTTCCTAGATTCGAGGTGCATCGTCGGACCTCACAACCAACAGGGGGCGAACCCGCCATGAGGCGTAACCTCGCGGCACGTATCGGTGTGTGGAGCGCACACCACCGCAAGACGGCCATTCTCGGCTGGCTGCTCTTCGTCGTACTCGCCGCGGGCATCGGCGGCGCGTCGGGCATGGTCGAGATGACCGACGCGGAGAACGGGGCGGGCGACTCGGCCCGCGCCGAACAGCTCCTCTCCGACGCGGGCCTGGCCCACCGCGCCGGTGAACTGGTCATGGTGTCGTCGGCCGAGCCGGACGGCTGGCGGGCCGCGGCGCGCGAGCTGACCGAGGCCCTGGGGAAGACCGGCGAGGTGACGGACCTCGCGGCGCCGGTCCCCTCCAAGGACGGCAAGGACGCGCTGGTCACCTTCGCGATGAAGGGCGACGCGGACACCGCGGCCGACCGGGTGCAGCCCGTCCTGGACGCGGTGGCCGGTGTCCGGGACCACCGTGAGGACGTCACGGTCCAGCAGTTCGGCGACGCCAGCGCCGGCAAGTGGCTCGGCGACCTGCTCGCCGACGACTTCAAGAAGGCCGAGTTCACCGCCGTACCGCTGGCGCTCGGCATCCTGCTGGTCGCCTTCGGCGCGGTCGTGGCGGCCCTGCTGCCCGTGGGGCTCGCGCTCACCGCGTGCATGGCCGCCTTCGGTCTGCTGTCGCTCGCCAGCCACCAGCTGCACCTGTTCCAGACCACGTACTCCGTGATGTTCCTGATGGGCTTCGCCGTCGGCGTCGACTACTGCCTCTTCTACCTGCGGCGCGAGCGCGACGAGCGGGCGGCCGGGCGCGACGCCGAGACCGCCCTGCGGATCGCCGCGGCGACCAGCGGCCGGGCCGTGCTCGTCTCCGGGCTGACCGTCATGGTGGCCATGGCCGGCATGTTCCTGTCCGGACTGCTGCTCTTCAAGGGCTTCGCCCTCGCCACGATCACCGTCGTCTGCATCGCCATGCTGGGCTCCGTCACCGTGCTGCCCGCGCTGCTGTCCTGGCTGGGCGACCGGATCGACGCCGGACGGGTGCCGCTGCTGAACCGGCGCGGCAAGCGGGGCAGGAAGGAGAGCGGCCGGCTCGCCGGGAAGCTGCTGCGGCCCGTGCTGGCCAAGCCGAAGTTCTTCGCCGCCGCCTCCGTCCTCGTCCTGCTGGCGCTCGCCGCGCCCGCCCTGGGCATGAAGACCGAGTCGCTCGGCCTGGAGAAGCAGTTCGGCTCCGACTCCGCCCTGTCCGTCGCCTACCGGAACATCAGCGATACCTTCCCCGGCGGCCCCGCCCCGGCCCAGGTGGTCGTCGAGGCCGACGACATCCAGGCGCCTGCCGTACGCAAGGCGCTCGCCGGGTTCGACGGGGTGACCGTCCACAAGGCGCGGAACATCGCGGAGATCGAGGTGCCGCTGCCCGGCGGCGCGGCCGATCTGGACGGGCTGCGCGAGGACCGGCTGCCGGCCGCGTTCGACGGCACGGGCGCCCGGGCCTATGTCACCGGTGAGGTGGCCGGGTCGGCCGACTTCAACGACCAGCTGAAGCGCGGCATCGTGCCGGTCTTCCTCTTCGTCACCGCCGTGACCTTCCTGCTGATGCTGTTCTGCTTCCGCTCCTACGTCATCGCCGTGACCTCGATCCTGCTCAACCTGCTCTCCGTGGCCGCCGCCTACGGGGTGATGACCGCCGTCTTCCAGCACGGCTGGGGCGCCTCGCTGATCGGCTCCGAGGGGGTCGGCGCGATCGAGTCCTGGATGCCGCTGTTCGTCCTGGTGGTCCTGTTCGGGCTCTCGATGGACTACCACGTCTTCGTGGTCTCCCGGATCCGCGAGGCCCACGGCCGGGGCCTGGACACCCGGGCCGCGATCGACGAGGGCATC
It encodes the following:
- a CDS encoding MMPL family transporter — its product is MRRNLAARIGVWSAHHRKTAILGWLLFVVLAAGIGGASGMVEMTDAENGAGDSARAEQLLSDAGLAHRAGELVMVSSAEPDGWRAAARELTEALGKTGEVTDLAAPVPSKDGKDALVTFAMKGDADTAADRVQPVLDAVAGVRDHREDVTVQQFGDASAGKWLGDLLADDFKKAEFTAVPLALGILLVAFGAVVAALLPVGLALTACMAAFGLLSLASHQLHLFQTTYSVMFLMGFAVGVDYCLFYLRRERDERAAGRDAETALRIAAATSGRAVLVSGLTVMVAMAGMFLSGLLLFKGFALATITVVCIAMLGSVTVLPALLSWLGDRIDAGRVPLLNRRGKRGRKESGRLAGKLLRPVLAKPKFFAAASVLVLLALAAPALGMKTESLGLEKQFGSDSALSVAYRNISDTFPGGPAPAQVVVEADDIQAPAVRKALAGFDGVTVHKARNIAEIEVPLPGGAADLDGLREDRLPAAFDGTGARAYVTGEVAGSADFNDQLKRGIVPVFLFVTAVTFLLMLFCFRSYVIAVTSILLNLLSVAAAYGVMTAVFQHGWGASLIGSEGVGAIESWMPLFVLVVLFGLSMDYHVFVVSRIREAHGRGLDTRAAIDEGIRRTAGAVTGAAVIMVAVFSVFGTLSMQDMQQMGVGLAVAVLLDATVVRMVLLPSAMALLGERNWRTPRGLSRLPSLDHSEPEPAPLAATAPVGTGPRG